TGATTTCCCAACATCCTGGATGAAAGAATAAGTTTGATCAAATCACTGTTAGAATCGAAATCAATAGGCATTCGTAGTAACACATGATCATAACGGcaaagaaaaatatactaacCTTGTTGTATTGGATTTTACTCATATCTAAGGTTGTCTGTGGGAGACCAGGGAATCGCTGCTTCAAGCAAAGTAGTAGCGTTTCTGCTCTTTCTGCTAGCAATTCCCTTTTTTCTGCATCAACCATCAGATCCTTAACCATTTCCCATGATGACTTTGAGTTGGATCGGGTTGCATTATTGGCAGGTTTTGAGTTGGTCCTTTTGTGGAACACAAACATTGAGGCCTCCACTCGATTAGCAACTTCAATAGCTTGATGTTCCGAAGATAAGTCGAGGCAATCAAGTAGACATTCAGGAGAAAATTGATCTGATGAAATATATCGATAAATGATATCTCCCAAGCTGGCTCTTCCATTCTGAAACCAAGTTAAATCAACAATCAACAACCATGTTTCTCTATATATTCCAACACTAGAAATACTGAGACTTTTATACCTTCGGAAGAGCTTCCAAATATGATTCAGGGACTTCCATATCAGCTAAAGCAATGCTGTTGATAGCCATGGCAGCttttaagatttgatttgtGCAGTCACGCTTGTGCTGCAACTGCTTTCTTGAATTTTCATGGAGGCCGCCAGGAGGCACTTGGGGCAAAGGCAACCACCACTTCTCCCCTTGGCGCGGAAGTGCTCTTCGGAATGAGGATGACCCATCCACCTCTGGGGCCAGAATACCCTGGTCAACATACCAGAACTCTGTATCGACAAAGCTGTCTAATATTTCCTGCAAAAGGGAGTTGAACTCATAATGACCTCTTAAAACTGGATGTATTTTACAGAGTCACATGTTCTCAAGGTACTTACGAGAAGCATGTTATCCAGTTTACGTAGGGCCGGAAGATTAACATAAAGATCTGAGCGGGGTCTGCAAGTCATGACCTGCATTACAAGGTGAAAACAAGTCAAACCATCCTGCTTCGGTTTGCATTACATAGGTACCAATCAGGTTTTAAAAGGTCATAAACACTATCAGAGTTCATTCAAGCATCCCAAAGAAGCTTAATGCACCATTGTATTTATATGGCGTTTGAAGCAACATGCCCCCTATTTGCGCTACAGccggaagagaaggaaaatggaACCAAAAGTATGATTAACAGTATTTAAAACTTCACATAAAACCGATGGGGCCATCACTTCTCTATGGGAGTTCAGCTTGCCCTCTCTCTACAATTTTATGACCTAAGCATATCCTTAACAATTTTTTTGACCCAAACACTTCATAACTGGGAGAAAGATAGGTTCAATACTTGAATCCCACATCATTAAATTTTGTGTGGACAGTGTGGACTCCAGCATTTAACAGGTTAAGTTTACATGTTGTGTCTGTATCTCTTCCAATTGTAGAAAATGTTTGGGTTATAAAATTGAAGGGAATCTTGAGTCTCCCATAAAGTGGTAGCCAATTTGCAAATTCGTCCAGCATGAGTGCGTAGAAAGAAATGATCCTGCATTGCAATGTGACGGCAGGttcaaaaatatcatatagctTTAGAACATAATGGAATTAGATTTTACCTCGAGTTTGCTGCCATCTGGAAATGTCTGCCAAGAAGGTATCAACTCGACAATGTAATCGCTAACACAAAGAAGCCAATCCATCTCCCTTCGCCACATCCTTTTCTTCTCAGAAGGTAGAGGTTCCAACCTCCAAAGTTGCCCAAAAAGAGTGGCTGCAAAATCAAACGGGAATTGAGCAACAACCTTAAGGATATACAATTCAGTAGTCTTGCCATAAAAATGCATTGCGAACCACTGTAGAAAAGAAGCCAAGAACTATAAGCAATTGGGAATTATTTCATACCACAAAGATTAGTAATGGCATTTGAAACAGCCAATGACGTGCAAACCCCATTTCCACAACCTGACATGTCTTCTCCAAGCAACAATTTTGAAAATCTTTCCTTCATCATTTCAATCTCTATAATCCCAAAATCAAAATCTGTTACTTTAACTATATACAAccaattcaacatttttgttTGGTACTGAATGAATgtgtcacagagagagagagagagagagagagagaaacctgATATTTCTGAACCTTGTTTTTCGAATACTCTATCGCCCGACTGGGGTTTCCCCTCAGCTTCATTACCATTGGTGCTGGTGCAAAAAGATACTTCAACTTTCTGAATAGGCCAACCCAATGAAGTTGGAGAAGATGACTCGGAGCTGCTATGACTCTGTTTCTCATGGCCTGTCGTCTCAGACGTTAAAATATCAGAGCTCGAACTGCTCTCACGGAGTTCTTCAACCAAATACGCAAATGCATCATCCTGACTAAAGTTTTCCTTGCACTGTTTGTTTCCTTCTTCAATGCCTTCATTATTTTTAGTCAAAACCTCCATTACAGCTTTCCCTTCTTCAACAAGACCGGGCGAAGCACAAAAAACAGAGTTGTTTACCACCGTACCATTATACCGAAGCCCTCTACAGCAAAATCCTTTTGAGAAACTAACTCTGCAATAGAAATTCCGGAGAGACTTTGATACCCAAAACCTTATAACGCAAAACGGGTTCCGGTTATCAAAGCTTGTGAACCTTACCAATGGCAGACAAAGCTTGAGGTGCTGATTTTGCTGCTGAGTTCCTTCTCTTTCTTGTTGTTGGTTGAAAGCTGTATCCATAAGGTTTCAACCATGTCGAAAGGTGAAGGGATACATTGTAAAATATGGAGAGATTGGTGATATTCTACCTTTAGAGGAGGTTTGTGTTTGTGGCGTATACTTATATGTGCAGGGTGAAGGCAGTTATGATTACTGAAGCTTGCTGAAGCACATGATGTGAAAGTGACATGAGGAGCCTCTTCTCTCATCCAATTACATTTAATAAGCCTCCATACCCCACCATTTTACCTCTGATTTTAAAGGAGACAAGAAAGTACCACTCTGTCTCTATCCCACACAGACACAGCTTTGCTTTGGTTTGCTTAAACAAGGCTTTTAACATGATAGGTTTGTTAAATTATTCCAAGTTCTGTatgaaaaacataataaactaaGGTCATGGGAGTCGTGTAAGCGACGGATCTGTCAATGATGGCCACCATTTCATGATGCTCGTAACCTCTTCAAAGGCTTTTGATTAAAAGATGAATGACTAGATTATCCTTCCTTGCCTAGGCATTACCAAACCACCCgtgatttttcatttcattacaTGCTTAGGTTAGTTACGTCTTCTACTTTTACTATGCTCCCGCTCCACTTTGTCtgtaattttatgtattttgcaAGTCATCTTTAGATTCTTTACAGGATGTGAAAAGTGAAAACCAAGCAGGGTAACAGGGACAGTGCATTATTTACAATCTTTATCTGTCCAAGGTTAAGAAAATATGAATAGGAGATTCTGTGTGAGGGATGAGAACGCATCTTTGTTTCAAAACAGAGCGTGACTCAGTACCAATaatggttttctttttatttttatttttatttttattttttattttttattttttattttttttaaatcatcaaagATAGTATCTTTATTCTGTAACACCTAACatagataataaaaagaaaaacaaaatgacaAGGGAATGAATATTATTGGTACTGAGCAACCACATGAGTTTGATAGTCCTAAATAAGTAAGGATAACCTAAGACATGACCAAGGGGATAGTTGTACATATTTGTCCTTGTCTTTCAGCGATGAAGCAAGGTAGGAATCAAAAGAATCCTCGGCCcgtgttcttttattttcttagtaATCATGTCTCGTGGGACATCATCTTAGGTTTTCAATTTGCAATTTGGAGACGCAAAGTTATCTGATTCCTTGATCCATAAAAGTCCTGTCTTTCAGAGATGGCTTCTCCTACATatgtttttcatattctttactGATAACCCCACGACTCGAGTACAGAATTTAAATGTATGTTCTTTACTCAACTTTCGTTGGTTCCGCGCCATGGCccatagtttttaatttaaggaTGCTTCTCAGGCACAAAAGAAAACATCTGATCTTGAAGAATATTGCAGACTACGGTGACCAATATTTGCAGgctatattttaattagtaatgATCAGTAAAACAATTCGGATTTACTTCAAAGGAAGATGATCTTTTCCCACAAATCAACGACTTAGACAACAATTaataatgataagaaaaatcATATTCGTTTTCGAACGAGGAACAGTT
This genomic interval from Carya illinoinensis cultivar Pawnee chromosome 10, C.illinoinensisPawnee_v1, whole genome shotgun sequence contains the following:
- the LOC122279312 gene encoding rop guanine nucleotide exchange factor 7-like isoform X1, encoding MDTAFNQQQEREGTQQQNQHLKLCLPLVRFTSFDNRNPFCVIRFWVSKSLRNFYCRVSFSKGFCCRGLRYNGTVVNNSVFCASPGLVEEGKAVMEVLTKNNEGIEEGNKQCKENFSQDDAFAYLVEELRESSSSSDILTSETTGHEKQSHSSSESSSPTSLGWPIQKVEVSFCTSTNGNEAEGKPQSGDRVFEKQGSEISEIEMMKERFSKLLLGEDMSGCGNGVCTSLAVSNAITNLCATLFGQLWRLEPLPSEKKRMWRREMDWLLCVSDYIVELIPSWQTFPDGSKLEVMTCRPRSDLYVNLPALRKLDNMLLEILDSFVDTEFWYVDQGILAPEVDGSSSFRRALPRQGEKWWLPLPQVPPGGLHENSRKQLQHKRDCTNQILKAAMAINSIALADMEVPESYLEALPKNGRASLGDIIYRYISSDQFSPECLLDCLDLSSEHQAIEVANRVEASMFVFHKRTNSKPANNATRSNSKSSWEMVKDLMVDAEKRELLAERAETLLLCLKQRFPGLPQTTLDMSKIQYNKDVGKSILESYSRVLESLAFNIVARIDDLLYVDDFTKQSDQFSSLTKAGVIAHESIPISFPVPVSSSPYKTAFTTPSFSPSTRFSPGKGERSPLITSSKIPHRGMGVKKVLTDYLSIDANLENFENTVDRSDTRPNTLREAAAISQTGIESAGC
- the LOC122279312 gene encoding rop guanine nucleotide exchange factor 7-like isoform X2; translation: MDTAFNQQQEREGTQQQNQHLKLCLPLVRFTSFDNRNPFCVIRFWVSKSLRNFYCRVSFSKGFCCRGLRYNGTVVNNSVFCASPGLVEEGKAVMEVLTKNNEGIEEGNKQCKENFSQDDAFAYLVEELRESSSSSDILTSETTGHEKQSHSSSESSSPTSLGWPIQKVEVSFCTSTNGNEAEGKPQSGDRVFEKQGSEISATLFGQLWRLEPLPSEKKRMWRREMDWLLCVSDYIVELIPSWQTFPDGSKLEVMTCRPRSDLYVNLPALRKLDNMLLEILDSFVDTEFWYVDQGILAPEVDGSSSFRRALPRQGEKWWLPLPQVPPGGLHENSRKQLQHKRDCTNQILKAAMAINSIALADMEVPESYLEALPKNGRASLGDIIYRYISSDQFSPECLLDCLDLSSEHQAIEVANRVEASMFVFHKRTNSKPANNATRSNSKSSWEMVKDLMVDAEKRELLAERAETLLLCLKQRFPGLPQTTLDMSKIQYNKDVGKSILESYSRVLESLAFNIVARIDDLLYVDDFTKQSDQFSSLTKAGVIAHESIPISFPVPVSSSPYKTAFTTPSFSPSTRFSPGKGERSPLITSSKIPHRGMGVKKVLTDYLSIDANLENFENTVDRSDTRPNTLREAAAISQTGIESAGC
- the LOC122279312 gene encoding rop guanine nucleotide exchange factor 7-like isoform X3, which produces MEVLTKNNEGIEEGNKQCKENFSQDDAFAYLVEELRESSSSSDILTSETTGHEKQSHSSSESSSPTSLGWPIQKVEVSFCTSTNGNEAEGKPQSGDRVFEKQGSEISEIEMMKERFSKLLLGEDMSGCGNGVCTSLAVSNAITNLCATLFGQLWRLEPLPSEKKRMWRREMDWLLCVSDYIVELIPSWQTFPDGSKLEVMTCRPRSDLYVNLPALRKLDNMLLEILDSFVDTEFWYVDQGILAPEVDGSSSFRRALPRQGEKWWLPLPQVPPGGLHENSRKQLQHKRDCTNQILKAAMAINSIALADMEVPESYLEALPKNGRASLGDIIYRYISSDQFSPECLLDCLDLSSEHQAIEVANRVEASMFVFHKRTNSKPANNATRSNSKSSWEMVKDLMVDAEKRELLAERAETLLLCLKQRFPGLPQTTLDMSKIQYNKDVGKSILESYSRVLESLAFNIVARIDDLLYVDDFTKQSDQFSSLTKAGVIAHESIPISFPVPVSSSPYKTAFTTPSFSPSTRFSPGKGERSPLITSSKIPHRGMGVKKVLTDYLSIDANLENFENTVDRSDTRPNTLREAAAISQTGIESAGC